In one Fundulus heteroclitus isolate FHET01 chromosome 3, MU-UCD_Fhet_4.1, whole genome shotgun sequence genomic region, the following are encoded:
- the bnipl gene encoding bcl-2/adenovirus E1B 19 kDa-interacting protein 2-like protein isoform X3, translating to MESDSPEQGAPGAAAEAPGPNNIQDMELREEWQDDGFPRPLPEDCGAQEDLEAESPAVGATDSGGGGAKKRLAAPSLNLTLSQQDSHDPNNDSFSAAALSGTPDETPSLDINLEALETPSGSETGTLPDSMYDLEWEDDLPRMGKDRSTGGVGSPVEQTEGLMELDQIDEKGRRWRRFSISGHEYNVNMSVLEPYLQVLSHGGYYGDGMNAIILFTSCYLPENTVENYEYVMENLFRYIVGTLDLMVSENYVLVYLCAMAPRNKLPAIKWLHQCYTSIDRRLKKDLKGLLVVHPAWYIKALLMLVKPFISDKFSRKIRFVQNLQQLSQLIPTDRLQIPDAIRQYDEKQSR from the exons ATGGAGTCGGATTCCCCCGAACAAGGAGCGCCAGG GGCCGCTGCTGAGGCCCCGGGCCCCAACAACATCCAGGACATGGAGCTGAGGGAGGAGTGGCAGGATGATGGGTTCCCCAG GCCACTCCCAGAGGACTGTGGGGCTCAAGAGGATCTGGAGGCTGAGAGTCCAGCAGTAGGTGCTACAGATTCAG gtggaggaggtgCTAAGAAGCGTCTGGCGGCACCGTCTCTCAATCTCACGCTGAGCCAACAAGATTCTCACGACCCAAACAATGACAGCTTTTCAGCTGCTGCGCTATCAGGGACTCCAGACGAGACGCCATCACTTGACATCAACCTGGAGGCTTTGGAGACGCCATCGGGCAGTGAGACGGGAACACTGCCGGACAGTATGTACGATCTGGAGTGGGAAG ATGATCTTCCACGGATGGGGAAGGACCGGTCTACGGGTGGGGTTGGAAGCCCCGTGGAGCAAACCGAGGGTCTGATGGAGCTCGATCAGATAGACGAGAAGGGACGCCGCTGGAGGAGGTTTTCCATCTCCGGACACGAATACAACGTCAACATGAGCGTGCTGGAACCGTACCTGCAGGTTCTGTCACATGGAG GTTACTATGGAGACGGGATGAACGCCATCATTCTGTTCACTTCCTGTTACCTGCCAGAGAACACAGTGGAGAACTATGAATACGTCATGGAAAACCTGTTCAG GTACATTGTAGGAACGCTGGACCTGATGGTCTCAGAGAACTATGTGTTGGTCTACCTGTGTGCCATGGCTCCCAGAAACAAGCTGCCAGCCATCAAATGGCTCCACCAGTGCTACACCTCCATTGACAGGAG GTTGAAGAAGGATCTGAAGGGACTGCTGGTTGTCCATCCTGCCTGGTACATCAAAGCTCTGTTAATGCTCGTCAAACCCTTCATCAG TGATAAGTTCAGCAGGAAGATTCGCTTTGTCCAGAATCTGCAGCAGCTCTCTCAGCTCATCCCCACAGACAGGCTGCAGATCCCAGACGCGATACGACA GTATGATGAGAAGCAGAGCAGATGA
- the bnipl gene encoding bcl-2/adenovirus E1B 19 kDa-interacting protein 2-like protein isoform X2, with amino-acid sequence MDSTVEDRAAAEAPGPNNIQDMELREEWQDDGFPRPLPEDCGAQEDLEAESPAVGATDSAPSNSLALSAAGGGGAKKRLAAPSLNLTLSQQDSHDPNNDSFSAAALSGTPDETPSLDINLEALETPSGSETGTLPDSMYDLEWEDDLPRMGKDRSTGGVGSPVEQTEGLMELDQIDEKGRRWRRFSISGHEYNVNMSVLEPYLQVLSHGGYYGDGMNAIILFTSCYLPENTVENYEYVMENLFRYIVGTLDLMVSENYVLVYLCAMAPRNKLPAIKWLHQCYTSIDRRLKKDLKGLLVVHPAWYIKALLMLVKPFISDKFSRKIRFVQNLQQLSQLIPTDRLQIPDAIRQYDEKQSR; translated from the exons ATGGACAGCACCGTGGAGGACAG GGCCGCTGCTGAGGCCCCGGGCCCCAACAACATCCAGGACATGGAGCTGAGGGAGGAGTGGCAGGATGATGGGTTCCCCAG GCCACTCCCAGAGGACTGTGGGGCTCAAGAGGATCTGGAGGCTGAGAGTCCAGCAGTAGGTGCTACAGATTCAG CCCCCTCCAACAGCCTTGCCTTGTCggctgcaggtggaggaggtgCTAAGAAGCGTCTGGCGGCACCGTCTCTCAATCTCACGCTGAGCCAACAAGATTCTCACGACCCAAACAATGACAGCTTTTCAGCTGCTGCGCTATCAGGGACTCCAGACGAGACGCCATCACTTGACATCAACCTGGAGGCTTTGGAGACGCCATCGGGCAGTGAGACGGGAACACTGCCGGACAGTATGTACGATCTGGAGTGGGAAG ATGATCTTCCACGGATGGGGAAGGACCGGTCTACGGGTGGGGTTGGAAGCCCCGTGGAGCAAACCGAGGGTCTGATGGAGCTCGATCAGATAGACGAGAAGGGACGCCGCTGGAGGAGGTTTTCCATCTCCGGACACGAATACAACGTCAACATGAGCGTGCTGGAACCGTACCTGCAGGTTCTGTCACATGGAG GTTACTATGGAGACGGGATGAACGCCATCATTCTGTTCACTTCCTGTTACCTGCCAGAGAACACAGTGGAGAACTATGAATACGTCATGGAAAACCTGTTCAG GTACATTGTAGGAACGCTGGACCTGATGGTCTCAGAGAACTATGTGTTGGTCTACCTGTGTGCCATGGCTCCCAGAAACAAGCTGCCAGCCATCAAATGGCTCCACCAGTGCTACACCTCCATTGACAGGAG GTTGAAGAAGGATCTGAAGGGACTGCTGGTTGTCCATCCTGCCTGGTACATCAAAGCTCTGTTAATGCTCGTCAAACCCTTCATCAG TGATAAGTTCAGCAGGAAGATTCGCTTTGTCCAGAATCTGCAGCAGCTCTCTCAGCTCATCCCCACAGACAGGCTGCAGATCCCAGACGCGATACGACA GTATGATGAGAAGCAGAGCAGATGA
- the bnipl gene encoding bcl-2/adenovirus E1B 19 kDa-interacting protein 2-like protein isoform X1, with the protein MESDSPEQGAPGAAAEAPGPNNIQDMELREEWQDDGFPRPLPEDCGAQEDLEAESPAVGATDSAPSNSLALSAAGGGGAKKRLAAPSLNLTLSQQDSHDPNNDSFSAAALSGTPDETPSLDINLEALETPSGSETGTLPDSMYDLEWEDDLPRMGKDRSTGGVGSPVEQTEGLMELDQIDEKGRRWRRFSISGHEYNVNMSVLEPYLQVLSHGGYYGDGMNAIILFTSCYLPENTVENYEYVMENLFRYIVGTLDLMVSENYVLVYLCAMAPRNKLPAIKWLHQCYTSIDRRLKKDLKGLLVVHPAWYIKALLMLVKPFISDKFSRKIRFVQNLQQLSQLIPTDRLQIPDAIRQYDEKQSR; encoded by the exons ATGGAGTCGGATTCCCCCGAACAAGGAGCGCCAGG GGCCGCTGCTGAGGCCCCGGGCCCCAACAACATCCAGGACATGGAGCTGAGGGAGGAGTGGCAGGATGATGGGTTCCCCAG GCCACTCCCAGAGGACTGTGGGGCTCAAGAGGATCTGGAGGCTGAGAGTCCAGCAGTAGGTGCTACAGATTCAG CCCCCTCCAACAGCCTTGCCTTGTCggctgcaggtggaggaggtgCTAAGAAGCGTCTGGCGGCACCGTCTCTCAATCTCACGCTGAGCCAACAAGATTCTCACGACCCAAACAATGACAGCTTTTCAGCTGCTGCGCTATCAGGGACTCCAGACGAGACGCCATCACTTGACATCAACCTGGAGGCTTTGGAGACGCCATCGGGCAGTGAGACGGGAACACTGCCGGACAGTATGTACGATCTGGAGTGGGAAG ATGATCTTCCACGGATGGGGAAGGACCGGTCTACGGGTGGGGTTGGAAGCCCCGTGGAGCAAACCGAGGGTCTGATGGAGCTCGATCAGATAGACGAGAAGGGACGCCGCTGGAGGAGGTTTTCCATCTCCGGACACGAATACAACGTCAACATGAGCGTGCTGGAACCGTACCTGCAGGTTCTGTCACATGGAG GTTACTATGGAGACGGGATGAACGCCATCATTCTGTTCACTTCCTGTTACCTGCCAGAGAACACAGTGGAGAACTATGAATACGTCATGGAAAACCTGTTCAG GTACATTGTAGGAACGCTGGACCTGATGGTCTCAGAGAACTATGTGTTGGTCTACCTGTGTGCCATGGCTCCCAGAAACAAGCTGCCAGCCATCAAATGGCTCCACCAGTGCTACACCTCCATTGACAGGAG GTTGAAGAAGGATCTGAAGGGACTGCTGGTTGTCCATCCTGCCTGGTACATCAAAGCTCTGTTAATGCTCGTCAAACCCTTCATCAG TGATAAGTTCAGCAGGAAGATTCGCTTTGTCCAGAATCTGCAGCAGCTCTCTCAGCTCATCCCCACAGACAGGCTGCAGATCCCAGACGCGATACGACA GTATGATGAGAAGCAGAGCAGATGA